One Chrysiogenia bacterium genomic region harbors:
- a CDS encoding CoA transferase gives KSLSLDLKKPGAVEVARRLAKDCDVLLEGFRPGVMDRLGLGYEELKKENPGLIYCAITGYGQDGPYAQKAGHDINYVGYAGLVDMNGDPGARPVLPGTQVADLGGGALYASVGILAALQARARTGEGQFVDVSMMDGAFSLGLLNFAEQLGRPEREITRGDTQLSGAFPCYGVYECADGKCLTVGPLEEKFWEVFCTKLGRPEWIAKRAPRDKAEAQAMRAEVAALFATKPRAHWIALLENEDACVGPVNSAAEALADPHVKARGLTYESEHPDGGPITQVAFPVKLSQTPAAYRAHAPQLGENTDEVLKAAGYSEAEIAELRESGAV, from the coding sequence AGAAGAGCCTCTCGCTCGATCTCAAGAAGCCCGGCGCCGTCGAGGTGGCGCGCAGGCTGGCAAAGGACTGCGACGTGCTGCTCGAGGGCTTTCGTCCGGGCGTGATGGACCGGCTGGGGCTCGGCTACGAGGAGCTCAAGAAAGAGAATCCAGGGCTCATCTACTGCGCGATTACCGGGTACGGCCAGGACGGCCCTTACGCGCAGAAGGCCGGGCACGACATCAACTACGTGGGCTATGCGGGCCTTGTCGACATGAACGGCGATCCCGGCGCGCGGCCCGTGCTGCCGGGAACGCAGGTCGCAGACCTCGGCGGCGGCGCGCTCTACGCGAGCGTGGGAATCCTCGCCGCCCTTCAGGCGCGGGCGCGCACGGGCGAGGGACAGTTCGTCGACGTCTCGATGATGGACGGCGCCTTCAGTCTGGGCCTGCTCAATTTCGCCGAGCAGCTCGGGCGCCCGGAGCGCGAGATCACCCGCGGCGACACCCAGCTCTCGGGCGCGTTCCCCTGCTACGGCGTCTACGAATGCGCCGACGGCAAGTGCCTGACCGTGGGGCCGCTCGAAGAGAAGTTCTGGGAAGTCTTCTGCACGAAGCTCGGCCGTCCCGAGTGGATTGCCAAGCGTGCGCCCAGGGACAAGGCCGAAGCGCAGGCAATGCGCGCGGAGGTGGCGGCTCTCTTTGCGACAAAGCCGCGCGCCCACTGGATTGCGCTGCTCGAGAACGAGGACGCCTGCGTCGGACCGGTCAACAGTGCGGCCGAGGCGCTCGCCGATCCCCACGTCAAAGCCCGCGGCCTCACCTACGAGAGCGAGCATCCCGACGGCGGGCCGATCACGCAGGTCGCCTTTCCGGTCAAGCTCTCGCAGACGCCCGCTGCCTACCGCGCCCACGCGCCGCAGCTCGGGGAGAACACCGACGAAGTGCTGAAGGCTGCAGGCTATAGCGAGGCCGAGATCGCGGAGTTGCGGGAGAGTGGCGCGGTTTGA